A window of the Canis lupus baileyi chromosome 8, mCanLup2.hap1, whole genome shotgun sequence genome harbors these coding sequences:
- the BARHL2 gene encoding barH-like 2 homeobox protein, which produces MTTMEGASGSSFGIDTILSSASSGSPGMMNGDFRPLGEARTADFRSQATPSPCSEIDTVGTAPSSPISVTMEPPEPHLVAEGPPHHHHLHHGQPPPPAAAPAQSLQPSPQQPPPPPPPPPPQQPPPQQPPPPPPAQQLGSAASAPRTSTSSFLIKDILGDSKPLAACAPYSTSVSSPHHTPKQESNAAHESFRPKLEQEDGKTKLDKREDAQSDLKCHGTKEEGDREITSSRESPPVRAKKPRKARTAFSDHQLNQLERSFERQKYLSVQDRMDLAAALNLTDTQVKTWYQNRRTKWKRQTAVGLELLAEAGNYSALQRMFPSPYFYHPSLLGSMDSTTAAAAAAAMYSSMYRTPPAPHPQLQRPLVPRVLIHGLGPGGQPALNPLSNPIPGTPHPR; this is translated from the exons ATGACAACAATGGAAGGGGCCAGCGGGTCGAGTTTTGGAATAGACACGATCTTGTCCAGTGCCAGTTCGGGCAGCCCCGGCATGATGAACGGAGATTTCCGCCCGCTCGGCGAGGCCAGGACCGCGGATTTTAGGAGTCAGGCCACTCCGTCCCCCTGCTCGGAGATTGATACCGTAGGAACGGCGCCTTCTTCTCCCATCTCGGTCACCATGGAGCCCCCGGAGCCGCACCTGGTGGCGGAAGGGCCCccgcaccaccaccacctgcacCACGgccagccgccgccgcccgccgcggcccccgcgcaAAGTTTGCAGCCTTCCCcgcagcagccgccgccgccgccgccgccgccgccgccccagcaGCCGCCGCCccagcagccgccgccgccgccaccggcCCAGCAGCTGGGCTCGGCCGCCTCGGCCCCCAGGACTtccacctcttcttttttaattaaggacATCTTGGGCGACAGCAAACCCCTGGCGGCGTGTGCGCCCTACAGCACCAGCGTGTCCTCGCCCCACCACACCCCGAAGCAGGAGAGCAACGCCGCGCACGAGAGCTTCAGGCCGAAGCTCGAGCAGGAGGACGGCAAGACCAAGCTCGACAAGCGGGAAGACGCGCAGAGCGACCTCAAATGCCACG gaacaaaggaggagggagaccGGGAGATTACAAGTAGCCGAGAGAGTCCCCCTGTGAGAGCCAAAAAGCCTCGCAAAGCCAGGACAGCTTTCTCCGATCACCAACTCAATCAGCTGGAGCGTAGCTTTGAGCGGCAGAAGTATCTGAGTGTGCAGGACCGCATGGACCTTGCAGCTGCGCTCAACCTCACGGACACCCAAGTCAAGACTTGGTACCAGAACCGAAG GACCAAGTGGAAGCGGCAGACCGCGGTGGGCCTGGAGCTGCTGGCCGAGGCGGGGAACTACTCGGCGCTGCAGAGGATGTTTCCGTCGCCTTATTTCTACCACCCAAGCCTGCTGGGCAGCATGGACAGCACTACGGCCGCCGCGGCTGCCGCAGCCATGTACAGCAGCATGTACCGGACTCCTCCCGCGCCCCATCCCCAGCTGCAGCGGCCCCTGGTCCCCCGCGTGCTCATCCAcggcctggggcccgggggccAGCCGGCCCTCAATCCCTTGTCCAACCCCATCCCAGGCACCCCGCACCCCCGGTGA